Proteins encoded by one window of Vibrio panuliri:
- a CDS encoding LapA family protein has product MKIIKIVIVLALFLIALALGSQNQAVVTFNYLLAQGDFHLSTLLGVVFVTGFAIAWIIFGSLHLKSQLQVRKLNKQLKKLTPTSTEVEQSKA; this is encoded by the coding sequence ATGAAAATTATAAAAATCGTTATCGTATTAGCTTTGTTCTTAATAGCGTTAGCTTTAGGCTCGCAGAATCAAGCAGTTGTGACATTTAACTACCTGTTAGCTCAGGGCGATTTCCACTTATCTACGCTGCTTGGCGTAGTGTTTGTGACAGGCTTTGCGATCGCATGGATTATCTTTGGCAGCCTTCATCTAAAGTCTCAACTGCAAGTCCGCAAACTGAATAAGCAACTTAAAAAGCTAACACCAACCTCGACAGAGGTCGAGCAAAGCAAAGCATAA
- a CDS encoding nitrilase-related carbon-nitrogen hydrolase: MTRNRLKVAVGQIAPVLGEVEENIAKHLEFILQARKKDADVLLFPELSLTGYSLKQHVARVALHRDSPYFRQLSDAAPKMQISVGFIEQAAPGEFYNAQALLSGGKVIHVHRKINLPTYGGLEEGKWYGQGTELTMCEHRQGWPIHTLICADLWNPALPHLAMLDRPSLLLAPINSAADIVSDEFSNPSGWKTNTDFISMTYGVPVLMANSCALEGTSRFWGGSRILNAYGEVIAEAGASEELITGEVTLEEITHARFQLPTIRDANNLLIAKLLSQRV; this comes from the coding sequence ATGACAAGAAACAGATTGAAAGTGGCAGTCGGGCAAATTGCTCCGGTGCTGGGCGAGGTTGAAGAGAACATCGCAAAGCATTTAGAGTTCATCTTGCAAGCACGCAAAAAAGACGCCGATGTTTTGCTTTTCCCCGAGCTTTCATTAACTGGTTATAGTCTCAAACAACATGTTGCGCGAGTCGCACTACACCGAGACTCCCCTTATTTTCGTCAATTGTCTGATGCCGCGCCCAAAATGCAAATCAGCGTCGGCTTTATTGAACAGGCTGCTCCGGGTGAGTTTTACAACGCACAGGCGCTACTCAGTGGTGGTAAAGTGATTCACGTGCATCGTAAAATCAATTTGCCAACCTATGGTGGTCTCGAAGAAGGCAAATGGTATGGTCAAGGGACGGAGTTGACTATGTGTGAGCATCGACAGGGGTGGCCAATCCACACCTTGATTTGTGCTGATCTCTGGAATCCTGCATTGCCACACTTAGCGATGCTCGATAGACCTTCATTGCTGCTTGCACCAATCAACTCCGCTGCGGATATCGTCTCCGATGAGTTTTCAAATCCAAGCGGTTGGAAAACAAATACAGACTTCATCTCAATGACGTATGGTGTGCCTGTACTGATGGCAAATAGTTGTGCCTTGGAAGGTACTAGTCGTTTTTGGGGTGGATCGCGTATTTTAAACGCTTATGGTGAGGTCATTGCTGAAGCTGGGGCTAGCGAAGAATTGATCACTGGTGAAGTCACCCTAGAGGAGATCACTCACGCTCGTTTTCAACTGCCGACCATACGTGATGCAAATAACTTACTGATTGCAAAACTGTTAAGCCAGCGGGTGTGA
- a CDS encoding glycine betaine ABC transporter substrate-binding protein has protein sequence MSKFTPILSAALIALTSTFAQATDLVVGGKGFTEQLVVASMTEQYLAEKGYKVDKRDGMGSTVLRKAQENGQIDLYWEYTGTSLITFNKIKDRMSAEEAYAKVKQLDGEKGLIWLTPSKANNTYALAMRATDAAEKNIVSISDFANYVKGEGKDTVFASNVEFAARPDGLKPLQKEYKFKFARKNIKKMNSGLTYQALKNGDVDISLVFATDGRIKAFNFAVLQDDKGFFPNYALAPVVRKDTLESNPALAEQLNTLSALLNDDVMATLNAAVDVEGKSVESVAKQFLIDNKLI, from the coding sequence ATGTCTAAATTTACCCCTATTTTAAGCGCCGCTTTAATTGCGCTTACCTCTACTTTCGCTCAAGCAACGGATTTGGTCGTTGGTGGTAAAGGTTTCACAGAGCAACTGGTTGTTGCTTCAATGACAGAGCAATATCTTGCCGAAAAAGGATACAAAGTCGACAAGCGCGATGGCATGGGTTCGACAGTGCTGCGTAAAGCACAGGAGAATGGTCAAATCGATCTTTACTGGGAGTACACCGGTACATCTCTGATCACGTTCAACAAGATCAAAGATCGCATGTCAGCAGAAGAAGCTTACGCCAAAGTAAAGCAACTTGATGGTGAAAAAGGCTTGATTTGGCTAACGCCTTCTAAAGCGAATAATACTTACGCACTAGCAATGCGTGCCACTGATGCTGCTGAAAAGAACATTGTCTCTATCTCTGACTTTGCGAACTACGTAAAAGGCGAGGGTAAAGATACGGTATTTGCTTCAAACGTCGAGTTTGCAGCGCGCCCAGATGGTCTAAAACCGCTACAGAAAGAGTACAAATTTAAGTTTGCTCGCAAGAACATCAAGAAGATGAACTCAGGTCTGACTTATCAAGCACTAAAAAATGGTGATGTAGACATCTCACTTGTGTTTGCAACCGATGGTCGCATCAAAGCATTTAATTTTGCAGTGCTACAAGATGATAAAGGCTTCTTCCCTAACTATGCGCTTGCCCCTGTGGTACGTAAAGATACGTTGGAGAGCAATCCTGCCCTTGCTGAGCAGCTAAACACGCTTTCTGCACTGCTTAACGATGATGTGATGGCAACATTGAACGCAGCAGTTGACGTGGAAGGCAAAAGTGTTGAGTCAGTTGCCAAGCAATTTCTGATCGATAACAAACTGATCTAA
- a CDS encoding ABC transporter permease: MKQEKIRNALLFVALIAAFWLGSSLQANGFIEEFMYYSEDIAYLAGEHIKLTLISGSIAVCIGIPAGIWLSRPSMQRYSEPAMQVFNIGTTVPTLAVLALSMTLLGIGNTPAIFALAIATILPIVRNTYTGLISVPDYLKEAATGMGLTPFQQLIRVELPNAMFVIMAGIRTAFAINIGTVPLAFLIGGTGLGELIFTGIDLDELSMMLAGAIPTATLAVVMDMVLGMLTFLVVRKGVNPLRN; this comes from the coding sequence ATGAAGCAAGAAAAGATTCGTAACGCCCTATTGTTCGTCGCATTGATCGCCGCTTTCTGGCTCGGTTCGAGTCTGCAAGCGAACGGCTTTATCGAAGAGTTTATGTATTACAGCGAAGATATTGCTTACCTTGCCGGTGAGCATATCAAACTGACGCTAATCTCTGGTTCGATTGCCGTATGCATTGGTATTCCCGCCGGTATTTGGTTGAGCCGTCCTTCGATGCAGCGCTATTCTGAACCTGCAATGCAGGTGTTCAATATTGGTACTACGGTACCAACATTGGCAGTGCTTGCGTTATCAATGACATTACTGGGAATCGGCAATACCCCCGCTATTTTTGCGCTCGCAATTGCGACCATTTTACCGATTGTCCGCAATACCTACACAGGCTTAATCTCTGTTCCGGACTATCTAAAAGAAGCGGCAACCGGAATGGGGTTGACCCCATTTCAGCAGCTGATTCGGGTTGAGTTACCCAACGCAATGTTTGTAATTATGGCGGGTATTCGTACTGCATTCGCCATCAATATCGGCACTGTGCCATTGGCTTTCTTAATCGGCGGCACAGGGTTAGGTGAGTTGATTTTCACCGGTATCGACCTCGATGAGCTGAGCATGATGCTCGCAGGTGCAATTCCAACTGCCACACTTGCGGTTGTGATGGATATGGTTCTAGGAATGCTAACATTCCTTGTCGTCCGCAAAGGCGTGAACCCACTACGCAACTAG
- a CDS encoding ABC transporter ATP-binding protein → MIQLENLTKIFETPQGVIMAADHISMEVPTGEICVLLGPSGCGKTTTLKMVNRLVTPTSGRVLINGEDTTGIDTVTLRRNIGYVIQQTGLFPNMTIEENICLVPKLMGWDAERCKQRAKDLLDMVALDPNTFMKRFPNELSGGQQQRVGVIRALAADAPVLLMDEPFGAIDPINRDAIQEEFLKMNKELKKTIMFVSHDIDEAVKMADKIAIFRGGKLEQFSSPDRLLAQPETDFVADFVGSDRTLKRLQLATAGEVMETHVPVVTAGETLQEAAKKMEEYGHGMIVKVNKQHQPVGIITKEMSLSYRGLCGEHYAGIQAVIKRDEDLRSVVSKMFAYDLSWLPVVDQQGRLCGEVSQRGITHHLGAKYQTKG, encoded by the coding sequence TGCCAACAGGTGAGATTTGTGTACTGCTTGGTCCATCAGGCTGTGGCAAAACCACTACATTAAAAATGGTCAACCGTTTGGTTACCCCGACATCGGGTCGAGTATTGATTAACGGTGAAGATACCACGGGCATCGATACTGTTACGCTACGTCGTAACATTGGCTATGTGATTCAGCAAACTGGCTTGTTTCCAAACATGACCATTGAAGAGAACATCTGCTTGGTGCCAAAGCTAATGGGATGGGATGCAGAGCGTTGTAAACAGCGTGCAAAAGATCTCCTTGATATGGTGGCGCTTGACCCAAACACGTTTATGAAGCGTTTTCCTAATGAGTTATCTGGTGGTCAACAACAACGTGTTGGTGTGATTCGTGCCTTAGCCGCCGATGCGCCCGTGTTATTAATGGATGAGCCATTTGGCGCTATCGACCCAATTAACCGTGATGCTATTCAAGAAGAGTTCCTGAAAATGAACAAGGAACTCAAAAAGACCATCATGTTCGTATCACACGATATCGATGAAGCGGTGAAGATGGCGGATAAAATCGCGATTTTCCGCGGTGGTAAACTTGAGCAATTCTCAAGTCCAGACCGCTTGCTTGCTCAGCCAGAAACAGACTTTGTTGCGGACTTCGTTGGTAGTGACCGCACGCTTAAACGTCTGCAATTGGCTACTGCAGGCGAGGTTATGGAAACTCACGTCCCAGTTGTGACTGCGGGTGAGACCTTGCAAGAAGCAGCGAAGAAGATGGAAGAGTATGGACATGGCATGATTGTTAAGGTTAACAAGCAACATCAGCCAGTGGGCATCATCACCAAAGAGATGTCTTTGTCATACCGTGGTCTATGTGGCGAGCACTATGCCGGTATCCAAGCGGTGATTAAGCGTGACGAGGATCTGCGCTCTGTGGTCTCCAAAATGTTTGCTTACGACTTATCTTGGTTACCCGTTGTTGACCAGCAAGGTCGCTTGTGCGGCGAGGTATCACAACGTGGTATCACGCACCATTTGGGCGCGAAATATCAAACGAAAGGGTAG